The Musa acuminata AAA Group cultivar baxijiao unplaced genomic scaffold, Cavendish_Baxijiao_AAA HiC_scaffold_1036, whole genome shotgun sequence genome window below encodes:
- the LOC135665705 gene encoding receptor-like protein EIX1, with amino-acid sequence MATDNVYVLFFLLAFVCIQLIKPNVCDGALTSGCIPAERSALLEFKRGLEDPTNRLSSWVGEDCCKWEGVTCSNHTGHVVKLDLQNPHPFSDFGDEPYNNWTLGGELRPSLLGLKHLKYLDLSMNDFGGINIPEFMGSFHQLQYLNLSRAGLGGLLPHQLGNLSNLQYLDLYNDLDPNFVVRVRKFSIDDALWISHLSSLKHLNLKNVKFQNGTHWLEALNMLPSIVEIYLSLCKIGSVPLSLPHVNFTSLSVLDLSYNRINSTIPSWLFNISGLEHLDLSVNFFQGNIPPAFGNLASLKGLNLASNSLQGGIPTSFKNLCKLQNLILSGIKISKDLLELDEIFSGCVKMSLEVLGLYRTNISGQLPEWLFQLRKLKALQLEQNLISGPIPASIGQLASLQDLSLAQNQLNETIPESVGWLSRLVYLDLGNNNLEGVMSEAHFGNLTELKYLSLSSKSLALKVKSNWLPPFRLESLRMGSCKLGPEFPAWLQSQINISTIVMSNAGIIDAMPNWFWSLISTAEYVSVSGNQISGHVPNLLHLNNLYELDLSSNYLEGPLPIFPPGLEALDLSNNSFSGTISLAIFMNMPNLIYLSFSENNLSGKIPFSICQLQALVALDLSKNLLSGDLPNCWNNSLSISVMDFSSNNISGVIPESICSIASLLSLHLSNNSLSGELPLSLKDCTQLILLDAGHNDLTGEIPIWISESLTRLEFLKLRSNMLAGHIPPNLSRLSALQFLDLADNELSGTIPRNFGNFTAMKVIGKFPGLITDAFESAYEEQMLLTAKGNTQEYGKSLSLVNILDLSDNNLFGGVPEELTSLSGLFSLNLSGNNLTGEITENISKLQQLESLDLSRNNFSGTIPSSLATLTYLAYLNLSYNNLSGEIPLGNQLQTFNASSYIGNPGLCGFPLNQSCKDNKTAQGQSNPDDRDENEMIWFYTSIAPGFVVGFWTVWGTLILNKNWNLYYFRFIDNMFDQVYVFTVLNMSRIRRRCFQQE; translated from the coding sequence ATGGCTACAGACAATGTCTACGTTCTCTTCTTCTTATTGGCCTTCGTATGCATTCAACTGATAAAACCCAACGTCTGCGACGGAGCTCTAACCTCAGGCTGCATCCCTGCCGAAAGAAGTGCTCTACTTGAGTTCAAACGAGGCCTGGAAGATCCTACCAACAGGCTGTCCTCTTGGGTGGGTGAAGACTGCTGCAAATGGGAGGGTGTGACGTGCAGCAATCATACTGGGCATGTCGTCAAGCTGGACCTCCAGAATCCGCATCCATTCTCTGATTTTGGTGACGAGCCATACAACAACTGGACCTTAGGAGGTGAGTTGAGGCCTTCTTTACTTGGTCTGAAGCACCTAAAGTACCTGGACCTAAGCATGAACGATTTTGGAGGCATTAATATTCCAGAATTCATGGGGTCATTCCATCAACTCCAATATCTTAACCTCTCCAGAGCTGGATTGGGTGGACTCCTGCCTCACCAGCTGGGAAATCTCTCCAATCTGCAGTATCTAGACTTATACAATGACTTGGATCCCAATTTTGTGGTTCGGGTCCGTAAATTTAGCATTGATGATGCACTCTGGATTTCTCACCTTTCTTCTCTAAAGCATCTCAACCTGAAGAATGTTAAGTTTCAAAATGGTACTCACTGGCTGGAAGCTCTGAACATGCTTCCTTCTATTGTGGAGATATACTTATCTCTCTGCAAAATTGGAAGTGTTCCCCTCTCTCTTCCGCATGTGAACTTTACATCACTGTCTGTTCTTGATTTGTCCTATAATCGCATAAACTCTACGATACCCTCTTGGTTATTCAACATAAGTGGCCTTGAGCATCTTGATCTCAGTGTGAACTTCTTTCAGGGTAATATTCCACCAGCGTTTGGTAACTTGGCTTCCCTCAAGGGCCTTAATTTAGCTAGCAATTCTCTTCAAGGAGGAATACCCACTTCCTTCAAAAATCTGTGCAAGTTGCAGAATTTAATATTGTCGGGCATCAAAATCAGCAAAGATTTGTTAGAACTCGATGAAATTTTTTCTGGTTGCGTCAAGATGAGCCTAGAGGTTCTAGGCTTATACCGCACGAATATTAGTGGGCAGTTGCCTGAATGGTTATTCCAACTCAGGAAGCTTAAAGCACTCCAGTTGGAGCAGAATCTGATTTCTGGTCCTATTCCTGCATCAATTGGacaactagcatcactccaaGACCTCTCTCTTGCTCAAAATCAGTTGAACGAAACTATACCAGAAAGTGTGGGGTGGCTATCTCGACTAGTTTATTTAGACCTTGGGAACAACAATTTGGAGGGTGTAATGTCTGAGGCGCATTTTGGAAACCTCACAGAATTGAAATATTTGTCTTTGTCGTCCAAATCCTTGGCTCTAAAGGTCAAAAGCAATTGGCTTCCTCCCTTCCGGCTAGAATCCCTTCGGATGGGCTCCTGCAAACTGGGTCCTGAGTTCCCTGCATGGCTCCAGTCGCAAATAAATATTTCaacaattgttatgtctaatgctggtATTATTGATGCTATGCCAAACTGGTTTTGGAGCTTAATTTCCACAGCAGAGTACGTGAGTGTCTCCGGCAATCAGATCAGTGGCCACGTACCCAATTTGTTGCATTTAAACAACCTCTACGAGTTGGATTTAAGTTCAAACTACTTGGAGGGTCCTCTTCCAATTTTTCCTCCTGGATTGGAAGCTTTAGATCTATCAAACAATTCATTTTCTGGAACAATTTCACTTGCCATCTTCATGAATATGCCTAacctcatatatttatcattttcagAAAACAATTTAAGTGGCAAAATTCCCTTCTCTATATGCCAACTGCAGGCTTTGGTGGCACTTGATCTTTCAAAAAATCTGTTGTCGGGAGACCTCCCCAATTGCTGGAATAATTCTTTAAGTATTTCAGTTATGGATTTTTCAAGCAACAATATATCTGGAGTTATTCCTGAGTCAATATGTTCCATAGCATCACTTCTGTCATTGCACTTGAGCAATAACAGTCTATCTGGAGAGTTGCCTTTGTCCTTGAAAGATTGTACACAATTAATCCTTCTTGATGCTGGACATAATGATTTGACAGGTGAAATTCCAATTTGGATTAGTGAAAGTTTAACTCGTCTAGAGTTCCTCAAGCTACGATCAAATATGTTGGCCGGACATATTCCTCCTAATCTTTCAAGATTAAGTGCTCTCCAATTTCTCGACCTTGCAGATAATGAGCTGTCGGGAACTATTCCAAGGAATTTTGGAAATTTTACTGCCATGAAAGTTATTGGAAAGTTTCCAGGTTTGATCACAGATGCATTTGAAAGTGCTTATGAGGAGCAGATGCTTCTAACAGCTAAAGGAAACACTCAAGAATATGGCAAGTCGCTTTCTCTTGTGAATATCTTGGATCTCTCGGACAATAACCTATTTGGAGGAGTACCCGAAGAACTCACAAGTCTTTCTGGCTTATTTAGCTTAAATTTATCTGGAAACAATTTAACAGGAGAAATCACTGAAAATATCAGTAAATTGCAACAGTTGGAGTCCCTTGATTTGTCAAGAAATAATTTTTCTGGCACAATTCCTTCTAGCCTCGCTACACTGACTTATTTGGCTTACTTGAACCTGTCATACAACAACTTGTCAGGAGAAATACCTCTTGGCAATCAACTTCAGACCTTCAATGCATCTAGCTATATTGGCAATCCTGGTCTTTGTGGGTTTCCTCTGAATCAAAGTTGCAAAGACAATAAAACAGCACAAGGTCAAAGTAATCCAGATGATAGAGATGAGAACGAGATGATATGGTTCTACACGAGCATAGCACCAGGATTTGTTGTTGGTTTCTGGACAGTCTGGGGTACATTGATACTTAACAAAAATTGGAACCTTTATTACTTCCGATTTATAGACAACATGTTTGACCAAGTGTATGTGTTCACCGTACTCAACATGTCTAGGATCAGAAGACGTTGTTTCCAGCAAGAATGA
- the LOC135665703 gene encoding receptor-like protein EIX2, with translation MEERDLLTPYYLQVDTCIVMHQQPEPQSMATDNVYVLFFLLAFLCIQLIKPNVCDGALISGCFPAERSALLEFKRGLKDPTNRLSSWVGEDCCRWEGVTCSNHTGHVVKLDLQNPHPFSDFGDEPYNDWTLGGELRPSLLGLKHLKYLDLSMNDFGGISIPEFMGSFHQLQYLNLSRAGLRGLLPHQLGNLSNLQYLDLNNDNFVAPTHQFSIGDALWISHLASLKHLNLNNVKFQNGTHWLEALNMLPSIVEIYLYSCEIPSVPLSLPHVNFTSLSVLDLSYNSINSTIPSWLFNISGLEHLDLSENNLQGNIPPTFGNLAFLEELNLAFNSLQGGIPTSFINLCRLQNLILSGINISKDLLELDEIFSGCIKMKLEILDLYETNIRGQLPEWLFQLRKLKVLDLGWNLISGPIPASIGQLASLQDLSLAQNQLNETIPESVGWLSQLVTLDLEHNNLEGVMSVAHFGNLTELKYLTLSSNSLALKVKSNWLPPFRLESLWMGSCKQGPEFPAWLQSQINISQIVMSNASIIDAMPNWFWSLISTADYVSVSGNQISGHVPNLLHLNNLYELDLSSNYFEGPLPYFPSGLSLLDLSNNSFSGTISLAIFMNMPKLLYLSLSKNNLSGEIPFSICKLSALKFLDLSKNMLSGELPSCWNDSSPIEFIDFSSNNISGVIPESICSIASLQSVHLSNNSLSGGLPLCLKDCKKLVLLDAGHNDLKGEIPTWIGESLTSLRFLNLRSNMLARDIPPNLSRLSALQFLDLADNKLSGTIPRSFGNFTAMKVIGKFSSRITDYKEQMFITTKGNTRAYDESLSLMNILDLSDNNLFGGVPEELTNLFGLFSLNLSGNHFTGEIIENISKLQQLESLDLSRNNFSGTIPSSLTALTSLSYLNFSYNNLSGKIPLGNQLLTFDDPSSYIGNPGLCGFPLNQSCNVSETARDQSNPDDRDEYEMIWFYTSMAPGFVVGFWAVWGTLILNKNWNLYYFRFIDNMLDKLHDLLGSHAQIFSVDESPINGGHAAAADGIGPKRLSHACQCDKDDLCTQE, from the exons ATGGAGGAGAGGGATCTTCTCACTCCATATTATCTACAAGTAGATACCTGCATTGTGATGCACCAGCAACCAGAACCCCAATCCATGGCTACAGACAATGTCTACGTTCTCTTCTTCTTATTGGCCTTCCTATGCATTCAACTGATAAAACCCAACGTCTGCGACGGAGCTCTAATCTCAGGCTGCTTCCCTGCCGAAAGAAGTGCTCTACTTGAGTTCAAACGAGGCCTGAAAGATCCTACCAACAGGCTGTCCTCTTGGGTGGGTGAAGACTGCTGCAGATGGGAGGGTGTGACGTGCAGCAATCATACTGGGCATGTCGTCAAGCTGGACCTCCAGAATCCGCATCCTTTCTCTGATTTTGGTGACGAGCCATACAACGACTGGACCTTAGGAGGTGAGTTGAGGCCTTCTTTACTTGGTCTGAAGCACCTAAAGTACCTGGACCTAAGCATGAACGATTTTGGAGGCATTAGTATTCCAGAATTCATGGGGTCATTCCATCAACTCCAATATCTTAACCTCTCCAGAGCTGGATTGCGTGGACTCCTGCCTCACCAGCTGGGAAATCTCTCCAATCTGCAGTATCTAGACTTAAACAATGACAATTTTGTGGCTCCGACCCATCAATTTAGCATTGGTGATGCACTCTGGATTTCTCACCTTGCTTCTCTAAAGCATCTCAACCTGAATAACGTTAAGTTTCAAAATGGTACTCACTGGCTGGAAGCTCTGAACATGCTTCCTTCTATCGTGGAGATATATTTATATTCCTGTGAAATTCCAAGTGTTCCCCTCTCTCTTCCACATGTGAACTTTACATCACTGTCTGTGCTTGATTTGTCCTATAATTCCATTAACTCTACGATACCTTCCTGGTTATTCAACATAAGTGGCCTTGAGCACCTTGATCTCAGTGAGAACAACCTTCAGGGTAATATTCCACCGACCTTTGGTAACTTGGCTTTCCTCGAGGAACTTAATTTAGCTTTCAATTCTCTTCAAGGAGGAATACCCACTTCCTTCATAAATCTGTGCAGGCTGCAGAATTTAATATTGTCAGGCATCAATATCAGCAAAGATTTGTTAGAACTCGATGAAATTTTCTCTGGTTGCATCAAGATGAAGTTAGAGATTCTGGACTTATACGAAACGAATATTCGTGGGCAGCTGCCTGAATGGTTATTCCAACTCAGGAAGCTTAAAGTACTCGATTTGGGGTGGAATCTGATTTCTGGCCCTATTCCTGCATCAATTGGacaactagcatcactccaaGACCTCTCTCTTGCTCAAAATCAGTTGAACGAAACAATACCAGAAAGCGTGGGGTGGCTGTCTCAGCTAGTTACTTTGGACCTTGAGCACAACAATTTGGAGGGTGTAATGTCTGTGGCGCATTTTGGAAACCTCACAGAATTGAAATACTTAACTTTGTCGTCCAACTCCTTAGCTCTAAAGGTCAAGAGCAATTGGCTTCCTCCCTTCCGGCTAGAATCCCTTTGGATGGGCTCCTGCAAACAGGGTCCTGAGTTCCCTGCATGGCTCCAGTCGCAAATAAATATTTCAcaaattgttatgtctaatgctagtATTATTGATGCTATGCCAAACTGGTTTTGGAGCTTAATTTCCACAGCAGATTACGTGAGTGTCTCCGGCAATCAGATCAGTGGCCACGTACCCAATTTATTGCATTTAAACAACCTCTACGAGTTGGATTTAAGTTCAAACTACTTCGAGGGTCCTCTTCCATATTTTCCTTCTGGATTGTCTTTATTAGATCTGTCAAACAATTCATTTTCAGGAACAATTTCACTTGCCATCTTCATGAATATGCCTAAACTCCTATATTTATcgctttcaaaaaataatttaagtgGTGAAATTCCCTTCTCTATATGCAAACTGTCGGCCTTGAAGtttcttgatctttcaaaaaatatgttATCAGGAGAGCTCCCCAGTTGCTGGAATGATTCTTCCCCAATTGAATTTATAGATTTTTCAAGCAACAACATATCTGGAGTTATTCCTGAGTCAATATGTTCCATAGCATCACTTCAGTCGGTGCACTTGAGCAATAACAGTCTATCTGGAGGGCTGCCTTTGTGCTTGAAGGATTGTAAGAAATTAGTCCTTCTTGATGCCggacataatgatttgaaaggtGAAATTCCAACCTGGATAGGTGAAAGTTTAACTAGTCTGCGGTTCCTCAATCTGCGATCAAATATGTTGGCTAGAGATATTCCTCCAAATCTTTCAAGATTGAGTGCTCTCCAATTTCTCGACCTTGCAGATAATAAGCTGTCAGGAACCATTCCAAGGAGCTTTGGAAATTTTACTGCCATGAAAGTTATTGGAAAATTTTCAAGTCGGATAACAGATTATAAGGAGCAGATGTTTATAACAACTAAAGGAAACACTCGAGCCTATGATGAGTCACTTTCGCTTATGAATATCTTGGACCTCTCAGACAATAACTTATTTGGAGGAGTACCTGAAGAACTCACAAATCTTTTTGGCTTATTCAGCTTAAATTTATCTGGAAACCATTTCACAGGAGAAATCATTGAAAATATCAGTAAATTACAACAGTTGGAGTCCCTTGACTTGTCAAGGAACAACTTTTCTGGCACAATTCCTTCTAGTCTCACTGCCCTGACTTCTTTGTCTTACTTGAACTTCTCATACAATAACTTGTCAGGGAAAATTCCACTTGGTAATCAACTACTGACCTTCGATGATCCATCTAGCTATATTGGCAATCCTGGTCTTTGTGGGTTTCCTCTGAATCAAAGTTGCAATGTCAGTGAGACAGCACGAGATCAAAGTAATCCAGATGATAGAGATGAGTATGAGATGATATGGTTCTACACGAGCATGGCACCAGGATTTGTTGTTGGTTTCTGGGCAgtctggggtaccttaatacttaacaagaattggaacctTTACTACTTCCGATTTATAGACAACATGCTTGACAAA CTGCATGATCTTCTTGGATCTCATGCTCAGATCTTTTCAGTTGATGAGTCTCCCATTAATGGGGGACATGCTGCTGCAGCTGATGGAATTGGGCCGAAGAGGCTCTCACATGCATGTCAATGTGACAAGGATGATCTGTGCACGCAAGAATGA
- the LOC135665707 gene encoding receptor-like protein EIX2 — MDLRRAGLGGLLPHQLGNLSNLQYLDLSDDIFVAPIHPFSIGDALWISHLSSLKHLNLNNVKFQNGTHWLEALNMLPSIVEIYLSDCEIGSVPFSLPHVNFTSLSVLDLYYNFINSTIPSWLFNISGLEHLDLSENFFQGNIPPAFGNLTSLEELNLANNPLQGGMPTSFKNLCKLQNLILAGINISKDLLGLDESFSGCVKMSLESLDLSGTNISGQLPEWLFQLRKLKSLHLEQNLISGLIPVSIGQLASLQELFLGQNQLNETIPESVGWLSQLVTLDLEHNNLEGVMSEAHFGNLTELKYLTLSSNSLALKFKSNWLPPFQLESLRMDSCKQGHEFPAWLQSQINISKIVMSNASINDAMPNWFWSLISTAEYVSVSGNQISGHVPNLLHLNNLDWLDLSSNYFEGPLPYFPLGLEILDLSNNSFSGTLDIIINMPYLTYLSLSKNNLSGQIPFSVCQLQALQVLDLSKNTLSGVLPNCWNNSSSIVVMDFSSKNISGVIPKSICSIASLQSLHLNNNSLYEELPLSLKDCTKLVILDAGHNDLKGEIPTWIGESLTSLRFLNLRSNMLDGDIPPNLSKLSALQFLDLADNKLSGTIPRSFGNFTAMKVIGKFSSRMTDATSYEEQMLVTTKGQTQDYEKSLSLMNILDLSDNNLSGEVLEELVSLSGLFSLNLSGNYFTGEIIENISKLQQLESLDLSRNNFFGTIPSSLASLTYLAHLNLSYNNLSGEIPRGNQLLTFNDPSIYIGNPGLCGLPLNQSCNVSETTRGQSNPDDRDENEMIWFYTSMAPGFVVGFWAVWGTLILNKNWNLYYFRFIDNMFDKVYVFTILKVSRIRKRYCSQQG; from the exons ATGGACCTTAGGAG GGCTGGATTGGGTGGACTCCTGCCTCACCAGCTAGGAAATCTCTCCAATCTGCAGTATCTAGACCTATCCGATGACATTTTTGTGGCTCCGATCCATCCATTTAGCATTGGTGATGCACTCTGGATTTCTCACCTTTCTTCTCTAAAGCATCTCAACCTGAATAACGTTAAGTTTCAAAATGGTACTCACTGGCTGGAAGCTCTGAACATGCTTCCTTCTATTGTGGAGATATACTTATCTGACTGTGAAATTGGAAGTGTTCCCTTTTCTCTTCCACATGTGAACTTTACATCACTGTCTGTTCTTGATTTGTACTATAATTTCATTAACTCTACGATACCCTCTTGGTTATTCAACATAAGTGGCCTTGAGCATCTTGATCTCAGTGAAAACTTCTTTCAGGGTAATATTCCACCAGCCTTTGGTAACTTGACTTCCCTCGAGGAACTTAATTTAGCTAACAATCCTCTTCAAGGAGGAATGCCAACTTCCTTCAAAAATCTGTGCAAGTTGCAGAATTTAATATTGGCAGGCATCAATATCAGCAAAGATTTGTTAGGACTCGATGAAAGTTTTTCTGGTTGCGTCAAGATGAGCTTAGAGAGTCTGGACTTATCCGGCACGAATATTAGTGGGCAGTTGCCTGAATGGTTATTCCAACTCAGGAAGCTTAAATCACTCCACTTGGAGCAGAATCTGATTTCTGGGCTTATTCCTGTATCAATTGGacaactagcatcactccaaGAGCTCTTTCTTGGTCAAAATCAATTGAACGAAACAATACCAGAAAGCGTGGGGTGGTTGTCTCAGCTAGTTACTTTGGACCTTGAGCACAACAATTTGGAGGGTGTAATGTCTGAGGCGCATTTTGGAAACCTCACAGAATTGAAATACTTAACTTTGTCGTCCAACTCCTTAGCTCTAAAGTTCAAGAGCAATTGGCTTCCTCCCTTCCAGCTAGAATCCCTTCGGATGGACTCTTGCAAACAGGGTCATGAGTTCCCTGCATGGCTCCAGTCGcaaataaatatttcaaaaattgttatgtctaatgctagtATTAATGATGCTATGCCAAACTGGTTTTGGAGCTTAATTTCCACAGCAGAGTACGTGAGTGTCTCCGGCAATCAGATCAGTGGCCACGTACCCAATTTATTGCATTTAAATAATCTCGACTGGTTGGATTTAAGCTCAAACTACTTCGAGGGTCCTCTTCCATATTTTCCTCTTGGATTGGAAATTTTAGATCTGTCAAACAATTCATTCTCGGGAACACTTGACATCATCATAAATATGCCTTACCTCACATATTTATcgctttcaaaaaataatttaagtgGCCAAATTCCCTTCTCTGTATGCCAACTGCAGGCCTTACAGGTTCTTGATCTTTCAAAAAATACGTTATCAGGAGTGCTCCCCAATTGTTGGAATAATTCTTCAAGTATTGTAGTTATggatttttcaagcaaaaacatatCTGGAGTTATTCCTAAGTCAATATGTTCCATAGCATCGCTTCAGTCGTTGCACTTGAACAATAATAGTCTATATGAAGAGTTGCCCCTGTCCTTGAAAGATTGTACGAAATTAGTCATTCTTGATGCTggacataatgatttgaaaggtGAAATTCCAACTTGGATTGGCGAAAGTTTAACTAGTCTGAGGTTCCTCAATCTACGATCAAATATGTTGGACGGAGATAttcctccaaatctttcaaaattAAGTGCTCTCCAATTTCTCGACCTTGCAGATAATAAGCTGTCGGGAACTATTCCAAGGAGCTTTGGAAATTTTACTGCCATGAAAGTTATTGGAAAGTTTTCCAGTAGGATGACAGATGCAACAAGTTACGAGGAGCAGATGCTAGTAACAACTAAAGGACAAACTCAAGACTATGAGAAGTCACTTTCGCTTATGAATATTTTAGACCTATCGGATAATAACTTATCTGGAGAAGTACTCGAAGAACTTGTGAGTCTTTCTGGCTTATTCAGTTTAAATTTATCTGGAAACTATTTCACAGGAGAAATCATTGAAAATATCAGTAAATTACAACAGTTGGAGTCCCTTGACTTATCAAGGAACAACTTTTTTGGCACAATTCCTTCAAGCCTTGCTTCCCTGACTTATTTAGCTCACTTGAACCTCTCATACAACAACTTGTCAGGGGAAATTCCACGTGGTAATCAACTTTTAACCTTCAATGATCCATCTATCTATATTGGCAATCCTGGTCTTTGTGGGCTTCCTCTGAATCAAAGTTGCAATGTCAGTGAGACAACACGAGGTCAAAGTAATCCAGATGATAGAGATGAGAATGAGATGATATGGTTCTACACGAGCATGGCACCAGGATTTGTTGTTGGTTTCTGGGCAgtctggggtaccttaatacttaacaagaattggaacctTTATTACTTCCGATTTATAGACAACATGTTTGACAAAGTATATGTGTTTACCATACTGAAAGTTTCTAGGATCAGAAAACGTTATTGTTCCCAACAAGGATGA